CGCCCTGCCCCCGCCTCGCGGTCGAGCGCGTCGCCCGCCGCGATGAGCGCGAACAGCACGACGAACATCCACGTGAGCCCTGCCGCGAGGTCGCCGAGCCGCACGAGCGTGGCGATCCACCGCGGCCACAGCGGGTCCCAGTGCGCGAGCAGGTCGTACGCGGCGAACGCGTTCGTGAGGAACGCGCACGCGAACACGATCGCGCTCCAGTACGCCGCGCGCGCCAGCCGCGCGGTGCCGGCGCGCAGCCGCAGCAGGAACACGGCGAGCGCGCCGAGCGCCCCGGCGGCGAGCAGCGCGAAGCCGACGGTCTGCAGCGCGCGCACCGGCGCCGCGCGTGCCCGCGCCGCGCGCTCCCCCGCCGCCGGCACGACGAGGTATCGGCGCGCGCCCGTCACCAGGTCGCCGCTCACCGTGGCCACGGCGCGCTCGCGCAGCTCGGGCCGCGCCGACAGCAGCCGCTCGTACGTGAACGTGTGGTCGGTGCGCCGCGGACGCACTCGGCTCGCGGCGCCCGTCTCGTGCCACTGCGCCGGCGTGCCGTCGCCTAACGACAGGCCCAGGTCGAGCGAGAGCGCACGCTGCACCAGCACGCGCCCGCTGTCGACGGGAAGCGCGGCCCCGGGGGCGTCGTCCTGCACGCCGCGGCTCCACCCGATCGTGCGCCCGACGCCGTCGAACGTCGCCGCCAGGCCGTCGGGATCGCCCGCGCGCTTGAGCAGCACGTCGTACGTCACGAGCGGCACGCCCTGTCGCACGAGCGCCTGCGCGCGGTCGCGGCCGAGGGCGCGCTCCGCGTAGTCGAGCGCGGCCTCGTCCACGTCGAGCTGGGACGCGCGGACGTAGTCGCCGAGCGCGCGTCCCGACGGCAGCAGCGCGCGCCGCGCGAGCACCTCCGTCGCGCGCCGGTCGAGCGTCGCGCGCGGCACGGTGAGGTCGGTGTCGGCGAGCGGCCAGAGCCTGCCTAACGACGCGAAGAACAGCAGCCCGCCGACGGCGGCGAGCGGCCACAACCAGCGGTCGCGGCCCGCCGTCACATCGCGAGGGCTCTGACGGTTCGACGCATCATGTCCGTCTCGTTTCCATCATTCCCACGGGAGCGAGCAATCCATGGAGATGATGATAACGCAATGCAAATGATGCGTTCCAGACGAGTCAGATCGACGCCACCTTCCCGGCGAACAGCACGGCCCCCGTCACCTTCTCGCGGATCACGACCACGAACGCGCGGTCGACGCGCACCGGCGGCGGCAGCGACACGAGCCCGATCCCCACCGTCGTCACGGCGCCCGCCTCGGTCCCCTTCTCGTTCACGGCCACGAACGTGTTCTGCTTCACGAAGTCGATGTACACCTCGCGCCCGCGCGTCGACATGCGCGTGAAGTCGGCCTGCCCCGGCGTGAACGCGACGCCCATCCCCATCGCGGTGAGCACGTCCTTCCACTCGTCCTCGTAGCGCATCGTGAAGCGCGGCAGGTAGAGCTGCATGTCCTGCGGCTTCAGCGAGTCGACCACCTGCTGCCACTTCGCGGGGCCGAGCGACGCGACGAGATCGTCCACCGAGCGGCCGGTCGCGGGCACGAGCACCACCATGGAGAACGCGCCCGTGCCGTACGGCAGCTCGACCGCGGTGAGGTCGCTCGCGCGCCAGACGGGGTGGACGCTGCGGTGCGTCATCATGTCCACCGTCTGCTTCGCGCCGTCGGCCCGCGTGAACTCCGCCGACGCCGTCTGCCGCGAGTCGAACGGCGTCGTCCAGTCGCCCTTGAAGTACACCGCGTTCAGCAGGAACATCACCTGGTCGTCGGCGCGGATCTGGTCGAGCACCTTCTCGATGCGGCCGTTCGTGCGGTCCTTCGCCCAGCCGTTGATGCGCGCGAGCGACCCCTGCTCGTCGCGGAAGTCCAACGCCTGCACCTCGGCGCCGAAGTAGCGCGCCGTCGTGTCGAAGAACGCCTGCGTGAACGGGAACGTCTTCTCGTACCAGATCGAGTTCGCGCTCTCGAAGCGGACGGCCGTGTCGGCGCGCACGAGCCGCTGGTTCAGCGCGCGGTACGCGGCGTCGATCTGCGGCAGCGACTGTCCGGCGAAGCCCAGCGTCGCGGCCATCGCGTCGGCGGTCGTGCCGGCGGCGCCGTTCAGCGTCATGCCGAGCGCCACCGCGGCGCTGTACGGCGAGATGAACACGTTCTGCCGGGCGCGGCGGGCGCTCACGCGCTGGAACAGGCCGAGGCCGAACGCGTTGCTTTCGGTGACCGTCAGTCGCTCGCCCGCCGAGAGCTGCGCCGGCAGCGTATCTCCGGCGCCGGGTAGCCCCGGAGCGTCGCCGGGACCGGTCGCGTCGGGCGCGCTGGAGCAGGCGGCGGCGAGCAGAACGAGCAGCGACGTACGACGCAGGGGCATGCGTACCTCCGGACGCGGACGGGGGCGCCACGCGGAGCTGCGCGGCGCCCTCAGACGTTACCCGGCCGCCCGCACGTCGGTCACGACCGGCCGGCGAGCTCCCGCGCGTCGTGTGACGCGAAGCGCATCCCCGAGAGCGGGCTGGGCGGCTCGCGCGTCACGCCGTCGGTCATCCAGCAGCCCTTGTACTGCCCGTCGTTCTGCAGCGACAGCGCGAACAGGTACGCCACCCGCTCGCCGCTCGACGTCGTGATCACCACGCGCACCGTCGCGCGATCGCCGGTGACGTGCGCCACACCACGCGCGGCGTGGCGATGATTGAGCAGCGGCCGGTAGGTGTCGTCGCGCACGAGGTC
This DNA window, taken from Gemmatirosa kalamazoonensis, encodes the following:
- a CDS encoding CPBP family glutamic-type intramembrane protease; protein product: MTAGRDRWLWPLAAVGGLLFFASLGRLWPLADTDLTVPRATLDRRATEVLARRALLPSGRALGDYVRASQLDVDEAALDYAERALGRDRAQALVRQGVPLVTYDVLLKRAGDPDGLAATFDGVGRTIGWSRGVQDDAPGAALPVDSGRVLVQRALSLDLGLSLGDGTPAQWHETGAASRVRPRRTDHTFTYERLLSARPELRERAVATVSGDLVTGARRYLVVPAAGERAARARAAPVRALQTVGFALLAAGALGALAVFLLRLRAGTARLARAAYWSAIVFACAFLTNAFAAYDLLAHWDPLWPRWIATLVRLGDLAAGLTWMFVVLFALIAAGDALDREAGAGRGDTLWRLGRGGVADPAVGLASVRGFAIGLVCGAVLTAAVLAVTALGGGFTALQPRGFFFYALNSSAPSVATLLFFANIALLEELGYRFFAGPWLLAATRRRWVAIVLPAAVYGLTHTGLDFLPPAEPFWGRAVVMTAVGCVWGWALLRYDALTVVTSHLTSDLFIFNWPRLASAHLDVRLAALATVAAPLVPALVAGVAAVVGGARERRFRVPQEVE
- a CDS encoding serpin family protein, whose product is MPLRRTSLLVLLAAACSSAPDATGPGDAPGLPGAGDTLPAQLSAGERLTVTESNAFGLGLFQRVSARRARQNVFISPYSAAVALGMTLNGAAGTTADAMAATLGFAGQSLPQIDAAYRALNQRLVRADTAVRFESANSIWYEKTFPFTQAFFDTTARYFGAEVQALDFRDEQGSLARINGWAKDRTNGRIEKVLDQIRADDQVMFLLNAVYFKGDWTTPFDSRQTASAEFTRADGAKQTVDMMTHRSVHPVWRASDLTAVELPYGTGAFSMVVLVPATGRSVDDLVASLGPAKWQQVVDSLKPQDMQLYLPRFTMRYEDEWKDVLTAMGMGVAFTPGQADFTRMSTRGREVYIDFVKQNTFVAVNEKGTEAGAVTTVGIGLVSLPPPVRVDRAFVVVIREKVTGAVLFAGKVASI